In one Massilia endophytica genomic region, the following are encoded:
- a CDS encoding sensor histidine kinase, whose amino-acid sequence MITKLSFRQLLLGVFLLIALLLSASSIHALVTLDQLAALSRATGRDALLLTANAQRLAERSVAMERSARQFLVLNDPVFRERYAEAWRDAQASLEAIAGGLPNAQRGAFEDWRRQGENAWKALDMPRSRRNARQQLLNAALLRLPAINEELADEVKMEVDRRNNEVLRELEARRHTMTGLAAGSIGLAAILAFGFGVWLARPLKQIETAVGRLGGNRYDLPIVVEGPHDLRRLGQHLDWLRQRLAALEADKSRFVRHISHELKTPLAALVEGVALLEDEVAGPLAPNQREIAAILHQNTASLQNQIEDLLRYNAASFEAQRLLREPADMKALIEKVIETQRLQWQARGLTVTVEGDAPPVNVDADKLSAAVSNLLSNAVRFSPEGGAVRFHLSAYRKLLTLDCIDNGPGVADADADHIFEPFYQGQRQPPGARRGNGIGLSIVREYINAHGGRLRLLPSPQGAHFRIELPYE is encoded by the coding sequence ATGATCACAAAGCTTTCGTTCCGCCAACTTCTGCTGGGCGTCTTCCTGCTGATTGCCCTGCTGCTCAGCGCGAGCTCGATCCACGCGCTGGTGACGCTCGACCAGTTGGCGGCGCTGAGCCGGGCCACCGGGCGCGACGCGCTTCTCCTTACCGCGAATGCCCAGCGCCTGGCGGAGCGCAGCGTGGCCATGGAGCGCAGCGCGCGCCAGTTCCTGGTGCTGAACGATCCCGTCTTCCGCGAGCGCTACGCGGAGGCCTGGCGCGATGCCCAGGCGTCCCTCGAAGCGATTGCCGGCGGGCTGCCGAACGCGCAGCGCGGCGCTTTCGAGGACTGGCGCCGCCAGGGCGAGAACGCCTGGAAGGCGCTGGACATGCCGCGTTCGCGGCGCAACGCGCGCCAGCAGCTTCTGAATGCTGCCCTCCTCCGCCTCCCGGCCATCAACGAGGAACTGGCGGACGAGGTGAAGATGGAGGTCGACCGCCGCAACAACGAGGTGCTGCGCGAGCTGGAAGCGCGGCGGCATACGATGACAGGCCTCGCCGCGGGCTCCATCGGCCTCGCGGCCATCCTGGCTTTCGGCTTCGGCGTATGGCTGGCGCGCCCGCTCAAGCAGATCGAAACGGCCGTGGGCCGCCTGGGCGGCAACCGCTACGACCTGCCCATCGTGGTGGAAGGCCCGCACGACCTGCGCCGCCTCGGCCAGCATCTGGACTGGCTGCGCCAGCGCCTCGCCGCACTGGAGGCGGACAAGTCGCGCTTCGTGCGCCATATCTCGCATGAACTCAAGACGCCGCTCGCCGCGCTGGTGGAAGGCGTGGCCTTGCTGGAGGACGAAGTCGCCGGTCCGCTCGCGCCCAACCAGCGCGAGATCGCCGCCATCCTGCACCAGAACACCGCGTCACTGCAAAACCAGATCGAGGACCTGCTGCGCTACAACGCCGCCAGCTTCGAGGCCCAGCGCCTTCTGCGCGAGCCTGCCGACATGAAGGCCCTGATAGAGAAAGTGATCGAAACCCAGCGCCTGCAATGGCAGGCGCGCGGCCTCACCGTGACGGTGGAAGGCGATGCGCCTCCCGTCAACGTGGATGCGGACAAGCTCTCCGCCGCCGTGAGCAATCTGCTGTCGAACGCGGTGCGCTTCAGCCCCGAAGGGGGCGCGGTGCGCTTCCATCTCTCGGCCTACCGCAAGCTGCTTACCCTCGATTGCATCGACAACGGGCCCGGTGTCGCGGATGCCGACGCCGACCATATTTTCGAGCCCTTCTACCAGGGCCAACGCCAGCCGCCGGGCGCCAGACGCGGCAACGGGATCGGCCTTTCCATCGTGCGCGAATACATCAACGCGCACGGCGGCAGGCTGCGCCTTCTTCCCTCGCCGCAGGGTGCTCACTTCAGGATCGAACTGCCTTATGAATAA
- a CDS encoding SIR2 family NAD-dependent protein deacylase, whose translation MALDTAQIRRAADLLDEADGLIIAAGAGMGVDSGLPDFRGNEGFWKAYPALGRSRMDFARIASPVAFERDPGLAWGFYGHRLALYRSTRPHAGFGLLRAWGEAMPQGCRVFTSNVDGQFQRAGFDPAAIYECHGSIHHLQCMDGCESAIWEAESFAPEVDQERCRLLNEAPRCPHCGGLARPNILMFGDGGWIERRSAQQARRLEAWLEMVERPLVIELGAGTAVPSVRYFSQGIVARGGRLVRINPREPEVANRRDAGIAAGALEGLQAIAALRAQT comes from the coding sequence ATGGCCCTCGATACCGCCCAGATCCGCCGCGCCGCCGACCTTCTCGACGAGGCCGACGGCCTTATCATTGCCGCCGGCGCGGGCATGGGCGTGGACTCGGGATTGCCGGATTTTCGCGGCAATGAAGGCTTCTGGAAGGCCTACCCTGCGCTCGGCCGCAGCCGCATGGACTTCGCCCGCATCGCCTCCCCCGTCGCCTTCGAGCGCGATCCTGGCCTGGCCTGGGGCTTCTACGGCCACCGCCTCGCACTGTACCGGTCCACGCGGCCGCATGCGGGGTTCGGCCTGCTCCGCGCCTGGGGCGAGGCCATGCCGCAGGGCTGCCGGGTTTTCACGAGCAATGTGGACGGCCAATTCCAGCGCGCAGGCTTCGATCCCGCGGCAATTTACGAATGCCACGGGTCCATCCACCACCTGCAATGCATGGACGGCTGCGAGAGCGCCATCTGGGAAGCCGAGTCCTTCGCGCCCGAGGTGGACCAGGAACGCTGCCGCCTGCTGAACGAGGCCCCGCGCTGCCCCCACTGCGGCGGACTGGCCCGGCCCAACATTCTGATGTTCGGCGACGGCGGCTGGATCGAACGGCGCAGCGCGCAGCAGGCGCGGCGTCTGGAGGCCTGGCTGGAGATGGTGGAGCGCCCGCTCGTCATCGAGCTGGGCGCGGGCACGGCGGTGCCTTCGGTGCGCTACTTCAGCCAGGGCATCGTGGCGCGCGGTGGGCGGCTGGTGCGGATCAATCCGCGCGAGCCGGAGGTGGCCAACCGCCGCGACGCCGGCATCGCCGCCGGAGCGCTGGAAGGCCTGCAGGCCATCGCGGCGCTGCGCGCTCAAACGTAG
- a CDS encoding IS3 family transposase (programmed frameshift): MTKYDEKFKLAVVQQYLRGGAGYRTIAQEHRVAYGMVRRWVESFRAHGVGGLKKKFSHYSAEFKLSVLRHMWENELSYGQTAAQFNIRNPGILAAWGRSYENGGLDALQPGQRGKPSKMATATEKTEDSPNDDTRTREELLAEVNHLRMEVAYLKKLRALSSTAEGDSRQKAQVVQELRQQYPIAGLLKLAKLPRSTFYYQQKVLQGGDKHAQVKEQIKTIFNRHQGRYGYRRVTAAVRQLGLLVNHKKVQRLMGTLGLKSLVRPKKYRSFRGEVGRAASNELNRQFQADAANQKWVTDVTEFNVAGRKLYLSPVLDLYNGEIVAFETAERPKFELVSSMLKQALAKLGPNDKPMLHSDQGWQYRMPAYQRQLHQRELVQSMSRKGNCLDNAAMESFFAVLKTEFFYLNKFNSVEELRAGLKRYIHYYNHDRIKLKLKGLSPVQFRTQPLAA, from the exons ATGACGAAGTACGATGAGAAGTTCAAGCTAGCGGTAGTTCAGCAGTACCTGCGCGGCGGGGCCGGTTACAGGACGATCGCGCAAGAGCATAGGGTCGCATATGGGATGGTGCGACGCTGGGTGGAGTCGTTCCGGGCCCATGGTGTCGGAGGACTCAAGAAGAAGTTCAGCCACTACAGTGCCGAGTTCAAGCTCTCAGTCTTGCGGCACATGTGGGAAAATGAACTTTCATACGGTCAGACGGCCGCTCAGTTCAATATCCGCAATCCTGGCATTCTGGCTGCTTGGGGGCGTAGTTACGAAAATGGCGGGCTGGATGCCCTGCAGCCCGGCCAACGAGGAAAACCGAGCAAGATGGCAACCGCAACGGAAAAAACAGAAGATTCCCCCAACGATGACACGCGCACCCGCGAGGAGCTGCTGGCGGAGGTAAACCATCTCCGCATGGAGGTGGCATATCTAAAAAAGTTGCGAGCCTTG TCAAGCACAGCAGAAGGCGACTCCCGCCAAAAAGCGCAAGTAGTGCAGGAACTAAGGCAGCAGTATCCAATTGCCGGATTGTTGAAGCTGGCAAAGCTGCCGCGCAGCACCTTCTACTACCAGCAGAAAGTGCTTCAAGGCGGCGACAAGCACGCGCAGGTTAAAGAGCAGATCAAGACGATATTTAATCGTCACCAGGGACGTTATGGCTATCGCCGCGTCACTGCCGCGGTGCGTCAGCTGGGTCTGCTGGTCAACCATAAAAAAGTACAGCGCTTGATGGGAACGCTGGGACTGAAATCGCTGGTTCGACCCAAGAAATACCGATCATTCAGGGGCGAGGTGGGGCGTGCTGCATCGAACGAGCTGAACCGCCAGTTCCAGGCCGATGCCGCCAACCAGAAGTGGGTTACCGATGTGACCGAGTTCAATGTGGCCGGCAGGAAGCTGTATCTTTCGCCTGTGCTCGATCTCTACAACGGCGAAATCGTCGCCTTCGAAACCGCCGAGCGTCCCAAGTTCGAATTGGTCAGCTCAATGCTGAAGCAGGCACTGGCGAAACTCGGCCCCAACGACAAACCGATGCTTCATTCCGACCAGGGGTGGCAATATCGTATGCCCGCCTACCAGCGTCAGCTCCACCAACGCGAGCTGGTGCAAAGCATGTCGCGGAAGGGAAACTGCCTCGATAACGCGGCGATGGAGAGCTTTTTCGCGGTGTTGAAGACCGAGTTCTTCTACCTCAATAAGTTCAACAGCGTCGAGGAACTCAGGGCTGGGCTGAAGCGCTACATCCATTACTACAACCATGACCGCATCAAGCTCAAACTAAAAGGGCTGAGCCCGGTACAATTCCGGACTCAGCCCTTGGCTGCCTAA
- a CDS encoding fumarylacetoacetate hydrolase family protein produces the protein MSSNFVIPAPQMAALPVAGTEARFPVRRVYCVGRNYAGHAREMGSDPTREPPFFFCKPGDAQAVVAVMPGVTAQLPFPPQTSNFHHECELVAAIGKGGANIPIGEALSHVFGYAVGLDMTRRDLQGKMKDAGRPWEIGKAFDYSAPVGLLHPAASVPGIEKAAISLQVDGVMKQDSHVSHLIWSIAETIANLSTLFTLEPGDLIFTGTPEGVGAVQRGQTLTARIEGLSELSVRYV, from the coding sequence ATGAGCAGCAATTTCGTGATTCCTGCGCCACAGATGGCGGCCCTGCCGGTAGCAGGAACGGAGGCGCGCTTCCCCGTGCGCCGTGTCTATTGCGTAGGCCGCAACTATGCGGGCCATGCGCGCGAAATGGGATCGGACCCCACGCGCGAACCGCCTTTCTTCTTTTGCAAGCCCGGCGATGCCCAGGCCGTTGTGGCCGTGATGCCGGGCGTCACGGCGCAACTGCCTTTCCCGCCCCAGACCAGCAACTTCCACCACGAGTGCGAACTGGTTGCCGCCATCGGCAAGGGCGGCGCCAATATTCCGATCGGCGAGGCGCTCTCGCATGTGTTTGGCTACGCCGTGGGCCTCGACATGACGCGGCGCGACCTGCAGGGAAAAATGAAAGACGCGGGCCGCCCCTGGGAAATCGGCAAGGCCTTCGACTATTCCGCGCCCGTGGGCCTGCTGCACCCGGCCGCTTCGGTGCCGGGCATCGAGAAGGCGGCCATCAGCCTGCAGGTGGATGGGGTGATGAAGCAGGACAGCCATGTCAGCCACCTGATCTGGTCCATCGCCGAGACGATCGCCAACCTCTCCACCCTGTTCACGCTCGAACCGGGGGACCTGATCTTCACGGGCACGCCGGAAGGCGTGGGTGCCGTGCAGCGCGGCCAGACCCTGACCGCGCGTATCGAAGGCCTGTCCGAGCTCTCCGTCCGCTACGTTTGA
- a CDS encoding GNAT family N-acetyltransferase — MATRTPRTIEMRAAEPADQAFMEQLYALTRGDVSHMEGCDASTGALLLSLLYRARQSHFEKLYPYADLAIITEHELPIGRLYVNYSQDEIRIIDMSLLPECRNRGIGLGLLRSLQAQGVRMRVPLHVDVLLGSPAQRLLQRCGFVSQGSNGVYNAMSWQAPG; from the coding sequence ATGGCCACCCGGACTCCACGCACTATCGAAATGCGCGCCGCCGAACCTGCCGACCAGGCTTTCATGGAGCAGCTGTACGCGCTCACGCGCGGCGATGTCTCCCATATGGAGGGCTGCGACGCCAGCACAGGCGCCCTTCTGCTCTCCCTGCTGTACCGGGCCCGCCAGAGCCACTTCGAAAAGCTCTATCCCTATGCCGACCTGGCCATCATCACCGAGCACGAGCTGCCCATCGGCCGCCTCTACGTGAATTACAGCCAGGACGAAATCCGCATCATTGACATGAGCCTGCTGCCCGAATGCCGCAACCGGGGCATCGGCCTCGGCCTGCTGCGCAGCCTGCAGGCCCAGGGCGTGCGCATGCGCGTACCGCTGCACGTGGATGTGCTGCTGGGAAGCCCGGCCCAGCGGCTTCTGCAGCGCTGCGGCTTCGTATCGCAGGGCAGCAACGGGGTCTACAACGCCATGAGCTGGCAGGCTCCGGGATAA
- a CDS encoding MFS transporter, producing MSKSSQFTLLTQRRFAPFFWTQFLGAFNDNLFKTALIVILTFDAAKWTTLSPSMVTNLIPGLFILPYVVFSATAGQIAEKFEKSGLTRFIKWLEIGIMAVAGIGWFTHTLWLLILAIVGMGTHSTLFGPVKYAYMPQQLKPEELTGGNGMVEMGTFVGILLGQIAGDVIVMQQPYGIHMVAAGTLLFAVLGLMAAYRIPVTPAPAAELKINWNPLTESWRNISYAKQNRTVFLSMLGNSWFWFYGALVLAQFPVYAMNYLHGDHSVFVMLLTAFSLGIGAGSLLCERLSGHKVEIGLVPFGSIGLSLFGVDLYFASLGYTAASSVDALGMLAQPGGWRVAFDVVMIGVFGGFYIVPLFALIQLRCDPKHLSRTIAGMNILNALFMVAAAGVAMLLLGHGFTIPQLFLATAIMNAVVAVYIFSLVPEFLMRFLAWLLIHTLHRVKVQSADRIPEEGAAVLVCNHVSYVDAIVIGAASPRPIRFVMDHRIFNTPLLGWIFRTAKAIPIAPAKEDPWLLEKAYVDIAHALHDGELVCIFPEGRLTATGEINEFKGGIAKIIERSQVPVIPMALRGLWGHLLSRSKDNVFERAFRKGLRSRLALAVGQPVAPTVATPERLQQAVLDLRGDWK from the coding sequence ATGAGCAAATCCAGCCAGTTCACGCTGCTGACGCAGCGCCGCTTCGCCCCCTTCTTCTGGACGCAGTTCCTCGGCGCCTTCAACGACAACCTGTTCAAGACGGCGCTGATCGTCATCCTCACCTTCGACGCGGCGAAGTGGACCACGCTCTCGCCCTCGATGGTGACGAACCTCATTCCAGGTCTCTTCATTCTTCCTTACGTGGTGTTCTCCGCCACGGCAGGGCAGATCGCGGAGAAGTTCGAGAAGTCCGGGCTCACGCGCTTCATCAAGTGGCTGGAAATCGGCATCATGGCCGTGGCGGGCATAGGCTGGTTTACGCATACGCTCTGGCTGCTGATTCTCGCTATCGTGGGCATGGGCACGCACTCCACGCTGTTCGGCCCCGTCAAATACGCCTATATGCCGCAGCAGCTCAAGCCCGAAGAACTCACCGGCGGTAACGGCATGGTGGAGATGGGGACTTTTGTCGGCATCCTGCTGGGCCAGATCGCGGGCGATGTGATCGTGATGCAGCAGCCCTACGGCATCCACATGGTGGCGGCGGGAACCTTGCTGTTCGCCGTGCTGGGCCTCATGGCAGCCTACCGCATTCCCGTCACCCCCGCACCGGCCGCCGAACTGAAGATCAACTGGAATCCGCTCACGGAAAGCTGGCGCAACATCTCCTATGCAAAGCAGAACCGGACGGTTTTCCTTTCCATGCTGGGGAACTCCTGGTTCTGGTTCTACGGCGCCCTGGTGCTGGCGCAGTTCCCCGTCTATGCCATGAACTACCTGCATGGCGACCATAGCGTGTTCGTGATGCTGCTGACGGCTTTCTCGCTCGGCATCGGCGCGGGATCCCTGCTGTGCGAGCGCCTGTCCGGGCATAAGGTGGAGATCGGCCTCGTGCCCTTCGGCTCCATCGGCCTTTCCCTGTTCGGCGTCGACCTGTACTTCGCCAGCCTTGGCTACACCGCCGCCTCCTCGGTGGATGCGCTGGGCATGCTGGCGCAGCCCGGCGGCTGGCGCGTGGCATTCGATGTGGTGATGATCGGCGTGTTCGGCGGCTTCTATATTGTGCCGCTGTTCGCGCTGATCCAGCTGCGCTGCGATCCCAAGCATCTCTCGCGCACCATCGCGGGCATGAATATCCTGAATGCGCTGTTCATGGTGGCCGCCGCGGGCGTGGCCATGCTGCTGCTCGGCCATGGCTTCACCATTCCCCAGCTCTTCCTGGCGACGGCGATCATGAACGCGGTGGTGGCCGTGTACATCTTCTCGCTGGTGCCGGAGTTCCTCATGCGCTTCCTCGCCTGGCTGCTCATTCACACCCTGCACCGCGTGAAAGTGCAGAGCGCGGACCGCATTCCGGAGGAGGGCGCGGCAGTCCTGGTCTGCAACCATGTGAGCTATGTGGATGCCATTGTGATCGGCGCGGCGAGCCCGCGTCCGATCCGCTTCGTGATGGACCACCGCATCTTCAATACGCCGCTACTGGGCTGGATCTTCCGTACTGCCAAGGCGATTCCGATTGCGCCCGCCAAGGAAGACCCGTGGCTGCTGGAGAAGGCCTATGTGGATATCGCGCACGCGCTGCACGACGGGGAGCTGGTGTGCATCTTCCCGGAAGGACGCCTGACTGCAACGGGCGAGATCAATGAGTTCAAGGGAGGCATTGCGAAGATCATCGAACGTTCGCAGGTGCCGGTGATTCCGATGGCGCTGCGCGGCCTGTGGGGCCACCTGCTCAGCCGCAGCAAGGATAACGTCTTCGAGCGCGCCTTCCGCAAGGGGCTGCGCTCGCGCCTGGCCCTCGCCGTGGGACAGCCGGTGGCGCCGACCGTGGCAACGCCGGAACGGCTGCAGCAGGCCGTGCTCGACCTGCGGGGAGACTGGAAGTAA